One region of Flavobacterium pisciphilum genomic DNA includes:
- a CDS encoding DUF6531 domain-containing protein encodes MLLTDNHLTIVVGIDIHFTTLPPFNPFHPYIGIVIDPFDYVPYLGTSVHVNGFKRGNSDTSGIIIPLVHIPLFTPPWLMTPIIGHESMNFFASQTVFSDSTRMSPKGHMLMTCNDIGIPLSMSLGKTKVGKKMLPFAPTLFAPTSFSLPISTGKPVMVGGPYPPDWGGMLTGLAASIGFSTLMKKVRGLAKKINLKGSKSPKGLKDSLRKCAHDPVNLINGAVIYEGSDFDIASPIPLNWERAWYSDSKYIGWLGHGVHSIYDRAVELYPEDDALGLRMDDGRLVVFPTLLPDEEYYLREEKTTLKRTQEGYQAYDHKSKLFYNFTLFNGKKYQLTQIANHDGLAIDFEFTGYHLSKIIDASGREIKVSTKDRFIQKLELVTLEKDELLVAYEYDEHFNMIAIIDALGKPTRIEYENHLMVKKTDRNGQAFYWEYDKQDKCIHTWGDGGWQEGWIEYYTAEGYNIVTDANGAVRTYYYEPNQLVTQEQDPMGNSIFYDYTEFMELYREIDQEGRITGYNYDDMGNKIGTTYPDGTEEMMLYDDENRPSIAIDPEGQKTIYLYHKEKEHQLKTIIAPDKTSTHFTYNKKGLLASVAKNNNKLQLVYDQQHNLIEWRENDQKLKSWEYNHRGRVQAIYTPMQMADYFSYDALDRVQQIVEKDSNVIQFSYNNYDEVIALKDKKNNIKFSYTPLGSLATREQNGIKVRFDYDKMEQLSSIKNEDNESYYFDRNKAGYIMRETAFDGLVKKYNRNLVGEVTKIDHGGGKYTEYEQDALGRITRADYHDGTWETYTYNKNGQLVEATNQNVSIYLERNVNGRITKETQKQQLDTNENGISLTATYNALGQRTNISTSLGADINTHYNSKGQLERIEAQSNELKEQHQAWETTLKRDELGREIERYATGGLNIKTSYNSSGKQKEQEVFANGKRTGSRYYNWDTSQQLRSVVNQLTGGMTFFDYDDFGNLAKADYDGKGELYKTPDAVGNLYKTQDRSDRKYGKGGKLLQDEKYHYKYDELGNLIHKSTRNINDLLQFAAPTNWMDKLAGNKTEETRLQQEHEQWQHGDTGYTWLANGMLESVTNPDGKVVCFEYDALGRRTAKIANKEIFRYFWDGNVLIHEWKYDLKDRPKLIVVEDDLVYDKPEPIENLTTWVYEDGSFVPSAKIIGEEKFSIISDYIGRPIEVYSEVGELVWETDYDIYGGLKDFKGDREFIPFRQLGQYEDIETGLYYNRFRYYNPDTGLYLSQDPIGLAGNNPNFYAYVHDCNSWVDVFGLSEMIDPSLLNYSQGYVNGQTEAYEKAMKDGTWDWSKFPDDHQTPSALRVVEVDGKLVSLDNRRLLAAQNAGLTEVPMIKVQPGDSMPGGGTYGKNLKGKLNSRPKNRPDLPKINLPATGTNVKPTVIACH; translated from the coding sequence ATGTTATTAACCGATAACCATTTAACCATTGTGGTAGGGATCGATATCCACTTTACCACTTTACCTCCATTTAATCCATTTCACCCTTATATAGGTATTGTAATAGATCCATTCGACTATGTACCCTATTTAGGAACCAGTGTGCATGTAAATGGATTCAAACGTGGGAACTCAGATACCAGCGGTATTATAATCCCTCTAGTTCATATTCCGCTTTTTACCCCACCTTGGCTTATGACACCGATTATCGGACATGAGAGTATGAACTTTTTTGCCTCACAAACCGTTTTTTCCGACAGTACCCGAATGAGTCCCAAAGGACATATGCTGATGACTTGTAATGATATTGGGATTCCGCTCTCCATGAGTCTAGGAAAAACTAAAGTAGGTAAGAAAATGTTGCCCTTTGCTCCAACACTATTTGCACCAACTTCATTTTCATTACCTATTTCTACAGGAAAACCAGTAATGGTAGGAGGCCCTTATCCGCCAGATTGGGGAGGAATGCTAACAGGATTAGCAGCAAGTATCGGATTTAGTACGCTTATGAAAAAAGTTAGAGGACTTGCTAAAAAAATTAACTTAAAAGGATCAAAAAGCCCAAAAGGACTTAAAGATTCACTCAGAAAATGTGCGCATGATCCTGTAAATCTTATAAATGGAGCTGTTATTTACGAAGGTAGCGATTTTGATATTGCAAGCCCAATACCATTAAACTGGGAAAGAGCTTGGTACTCTGATTCAAAATATATAGGCTGGCTCGGACATGGTGTACACAGTATATATGACCGAGCAGTAGAACTATATCCAGAAGATGATGCATTAGGTCTGCGTATGGACGATGGGAGATTAGTGGTATTTCCGACTTTACTACCCGATGAAGAATACTATCTGCGCGAAGAAAAAACAACCCTAAAAAGAACTCAAGAAGGGTATCAAGCCTACGATCATAAAAGCAAGCTATTTTATAATTTCACCCTATTTAATGGTAAAAAATACCAACTCACCCAAATAGCCAATCATGATGGATTAGCTATTGATTTTGAATTTACAGGTTATCACCTAAGTAAAATTATTGATGCATCAGGTAGAGAAATAAAAGTAAGTACTAAAGACAGATTTATTCAAAAATTAGAACTTGTAACACTTGAGAAAGACGAATTACTAGTAGCCTACGAGTATGACGAGCATTTCAATATGATTGCAATTATCGATGCACTAGGTAAACCAACGCGCATTGAGTACGAAAATCATTTAATGGTAAAGAAAACCGATCGAAATGGACAAGCCTTTTATTGGGAATATGATAAACAAGACAAGTGTATTCACACTTGGGGCGACGGTGGCTGGCAAGAAGGTTGGATAGAATACTATACAGCAGAAGGCTATAACATAGTAACCGATGCTAATGGAGCTGTAAGAACCTATTATTACGAGCCAAACCAACTCGTAACCCAAGAGCAAGACCCTATGGGTAACAGTATTTTTTATGACTATACTGAGTTCATGGAACTGTACCGAGAAATCGACCAAGAAGGACGAATTACGGGATACAATTACGATGATATGGGAAATAAAATAGGTACAACCTATCCCGATGGTACAGAAGAAATGATGTTATACGATGATGAAAACCGTCCGTCGATAGCCATTGATCCCGAAGGACAGAAAACAATCTATTTGTATCACAAAGAAAAAGAACATCAGCTAAAAACCATCATTGCACCTGATAAAACAAGTACCCATTTTACCTACAACAAAAAAGGACTATTGGCAAGCGTTGCCAAAAACAATAATAAATTGCAACTGGTTTACGACCAGCAGCACAATCTTATTGAATGGCGTGAAAACGACCAAAAGCTAAAATCTTGGGAGTACAACCATCGAGGGCGTGTACAAGCCATTTACACTCCGATGCAAATGGCAGATTATTTTAGCTATGATGCCTTAGATAGGGTACAACAAATTGTAGAGAAAGACAGTAACGTTATACAATTTAGTTATAATAATTATGACGAAGTAATAGCTTTAAAAGACAAAAAAAACAATATCAAGTTTAGTTATACCCCACTAGGAAGTCTAGCCACAAGAGAGCAAAACGGTATAAAAGTGCGTTTTGACTACGACAAGATGGAACAGCTTAGTAGTATAAAAAATGAAGATAACGAAAGCTATTATTTTGACCGAAATAAAGCAGGGTACATCATGCGCGAAACAGCATTTGATGGCTTAGTAAAAAAATACAACCGCAACCTTGTAGGTGAAGTGACCAAAATAGACCATGGAGGCGGAAAATATACCGAGTATGAACAAGATGCTTTAGGTCGCATAACTCGAGCTGACTACCACGATGGTACATGGGAAACCTATACCTATAACAAAAATGGGCAATTAGTAGAAGCTACAAATCAAAATGTGAGTATCTATTTAGAGCGTAATGTAAACGGACGTATAACCAAAGAAACTCAAAAACAACAGCTTGATACTAACGAGAATGGTATCAGTCTTACCGCAACCTACAATGCTTTAGGACAACGTACCAACATAAGTACTAGTTTAGGGGCAGATATCAACACCCATTACAATAGCAAAGGACAATTAGAGCGTATTGAAGCGCAAAGCAATGAACTCAAAGAACAACATCAAGCTTGGGAAACAACCTTAAAGCGAGATGAATTAGGACGCGAAATTGAGCGATACGCTACAGGAGGACTAAACATAAAAACGAGCTACAATAGCAGTGGCAAGCAAAAAGAGCAAGAAGTATTTGCTAATGGAAAACGTACAGGTTCTCGTTACTACAACTGGGATACGAGCCAACAACTGCGTAGCGTAGTAAACCAACTCACTGGCGGTATGACCTTTTTTGATTATGATGACTTTGGTAACTTAGCTAAGGCAGATTATGATGGCAAAGGAGAATTGTACAAAACACCTGATGCAGTAGGTAATTTATACAAAACCCAAGACCGCAGTGATCGTAAGTATGGCAAAGGAGGAAAACTTTTGCAAGATGAAAAATACCATTACAAATACGATGAACTAGGGAATCTAATACACAAAAGTACTAGAAATATAAATGATCTGTTACAATTTGCAGCACCAACTAATTGGATGGACAAACTAGCTGGCAACAAAACAGAAGAGACTAGATTACAGCAAGAACATGAACAGTGGCAACATGGTGATACTGGGTATACTTGGCTCGCCAACGGAATGCTTGAAAGTGTAACAAACCCAGATGGCAAAGTTGTATGTTTTGAATATGATGCGCTAGGAAGACGTACAGCAAAAATTGCAAACAAAGAAATTTTTAGATACTTTTGGGATGGTAACGTTCTTATCCATGAATGGAAATACGATTTAAAAGATCGACCAAAGTTAATTGTTGTTGAGGATGACTTAGTATACGATAAACCTGAACCAATTGAAAATCTGACAACTTGGGTATATGAAGATGGTTCTTTTGTACCGAGTGCTAAGATAATTGGAGAAGAAAAATTTTCAATAATTAGCGATTATATTGGTAGACCAATAGAAGTTTACAGTGAAGTTGGAGAATTAGTTTGGGAAACGGATTATGATATTTATGGTGGTCTAAAAGATTTTAAAGGAGATAGGGAATTTATTCCTTTTAGACAACTCGGGCAGTATGAAGATATAGAAACTGGATTGTATTATAATCGATTTAGATACTATAATCCTGATACTGGACTCTACTTAAGTCAAGACCCAATAGGGCTCGCTGGAAATAATCCTAACTTTTATGCTTATGTCCATGATTGCAATAGTTGGGTGGATGTATTTGGATTATCCGAAATGATTGATCCAAGTTTATTAAATTATTCTCAAGGATATGTAAATGGTCAAACTGAGGCCTATGAAAAAGCAATGAAAGATGGTACTTGGGATTGGAGCAAATTCCCTGATGATCATCAAACACCTAGTGCATTAAGAGTTGTTGAAGTCGATGGGAAATTGGTTTCTTTAGATAATAGAAGACTGTTAGCAGCTCAAAATGCAGGATTAACAGAAGTTCCAATGATCAAAGTACAACCTGGGGATTCAATGCCTGGAGGCGGGACATATGGTAAAAATTTAAAAGGAAAATTAAATTCAAGACCTAAAAATAGACCAGATTTACCTAAAATTAACTTACCTGCCACAGGAACCAATGTTAAACCAACTGTAATTGCATGCCATTAA
- a CDS encoding type III polyketide synthase: MSVKITAITKQLPKYSRTTEEIIPFLDSWLLGQDERFIRKVKKIFEGAAVDKRYSIMDPIEVFSNTSFEDRNDIYVREVIDLGEKVLKKALDKSNWKPESLDYIITVSCTGIMIPSLDAYLINKLKLRQDIVRLPVTEMGCAAGISGIIYAKNFLKANPGKRAAVIAVESPTATFQLDDFSMANIVSAAIFGDGAACALLSSHEDDNGPEIINEEMYHFYDNIHMMGFKLVNTGLQMVLDIEVPETIASHFPDIIHPFLAKNKLKIEDIDHLIFHPGGKKIIQTVEELFSDLGKNIDDTKEVLRLYGNMSSATVLYVLEQIMDKKPKKGQRGLMLSFGPGFSAQRVLLQF; encoded by the coding sequence ATGAGTGTAAAAATAACCGCCATTACTAAGCAATTACCCAAATATTCAAGAACAACTGAAGAAATTATCCCTTTTTTAGATTCGTGGCTTTTGGGGCAAGATGAACGCTTTATCCGAAAGGTAAAAAAAATCTTTGAGGGTGCTGCTGTCGATAAGCGATACTCTATTATGGATCCCATCGAGGTTTTTTCTAATACTTCTTTTGAGGATCGAAACGATATTTATGTCCGTGAGGTAATAGATTTAGGAGAAAAAGTCTTAAAAAAAGCCTTGGATAAATCAAACTGGAAGCCTGAAAGCTTAGATTATATCATTACAGTAAGTTGTACAGGTATTATGATTCCTTCTTTGGATGCCTATCTTATAAACAAACTCAAACTGCGTCAAGATATCGTGCGTCTCCCTGTAACCGAAATGGGCTGTGCTGCTGGTATTTCTGGAATTATCTATGCTAAAAACTTTTTAAAAGCCAATCCTGGAAAACGAGCTGCGGTAATTGCTGTAGAAAGTCCAACTGCAACTTTTCAGTTAGATGACTTCTCGATGGCAAATATTGTATCAGCAGCAATTTTTGGAGATGGTGCCGCTTGTGCTCTTCTTTCTTCACATGAAGATGATAATGGCCCTGAAATTATTAATGAAGAAATGTATCATTTTTATGATAACATCCATATGATGGGTTTTAAACTTGTAAACACCGGGTTACAAATGGTACTGGATATTGAAGTTCCAGAAACAATTGCCTCTCATTTTCCAGATATCATCCATCCTTTTTTAGCCAAGAACAAATTAAAAATAGAAGATATAGATCATTTAATATTTCATCCTGGAGGAAAAAAAATAATACAAACTGTAGAAGAATTATTTTCTGATTTAGGTAAGAATATCGATGACACGAAAGAAGTCCTTAGATTATACGGAAACATGTCCAGTGCAACTGTTTTATATGTTTTAGAGCAAATTATGGACAAAAAACCAAAAAAGGGACAAAGGGGTTTAATGTTGAGTTTTGGACCGGGTTTTTCGGCTCAACGTGTTCTATTGCAATTTTAA
- a CDS encoding beta-ketoacyl-[acyl-carrier-protein] synthase family protein, with the protein MQKRVVITGLGVVAPNGVGLDAFTDALKNGRSGIKYDAELERLQFSCHISGKPALSPELIAAYFSELELRNFNATGILYGVIAGLDAWKDAGLAILENDDPDWDSGTIFGAGTSGIEKFRESIYKIDDFQTRRLGSTVVAQTMISGVSAYLGGKLGLGNQVTTNSSACTTGTESVLMAYERIKLGQAKRILAGSTSDSGPYIWGGFDAMKVCTFKHNDTPESGSRPMSASASGFVPGSGAGALVLEDLETALNRGARIYAEVLGGNINSGGQRGNGSMTAPNATAVQKCISNALENASVSASEIDLINGHLTATSKDALEIENWSIALNRKGNDFPYVNALKSTIGHCLSAAGSIELVASVLQLHQGFIFPNVNCEDLHPEITSIIDKSKIPTQLINSDLNIIAKASFGFGDVNGCVILKKYN; encoded by the coding sequence ATGCAAAAAAGAGTTGTCATTACAGGTCTTGGAGTCGTTGCCCCAAATGGGGTGGGGCTTGATGCATTTACAGATGCATTAAAAAATGGCCGATCAGGTATTAAATACGATGCTGAATTAGAACGCTTGCAATTTTCTTGTCATATTTCTGGAAAACCAGCATTATCTCCTGAATTGATAGCTGCTTATTTTTCTGAGCTTGAATTACGGAATTTTAATGCTACTGGAATTTTATATGGTGTAATTGCAGGTTTAGACGCATGGAAAGATGCAGGCTTAGCAATTCTAGAAAATGATGATCCTGATTGGGATAGCGGAACAATCTTTGGCGCAGGAACATCTGGAATAGAAAAATTTAGAGAAAGCATCTATAAAATTGATGATTTTCAAACCAGAAGATTAGGAAGTACTGTTGTAGCTCAAACCATGATTAGTGGCGTAAGCGCTTATTTAGGCGGCAAACTAGGACTTGGAAATCAAGTCACCACCAATTCATCGGCTTGTACAACTGGTACCGAAAGTGTTTTAATGGCGTACGAACGAATCAAACTAGGTCAAGCCAAACGAATTTTAGCAGGTAGCACTAGTGACTCTGGACCTTATATTTGGGGAGGATTTGATGCAATGAAGGTTTGTACTTTCAAACACAATGATACTCCCGAGAGTGGCTCTAGACCAATGAGTGCAAGCGCTTCGGGTTTTGTTCCAGGAAGTGGGGCAGGAGCCTTGGTGTTAGAAGATTTAGAAACAGCTCTAAATAGGGGAGCACGAATTTATGCTGAAGTCTTGGGGGGAAATATAAACTCAGGCGGACAGCGTGGGAACGGAAGCATGACAGCCCCAAACGCAACAGCTGTACAAAAATGCATTAGCAACGCACTAGAAAATGCTTCAGTTTCAGCCTCTGAAATTGATTTGATTAATGGACATCTTACCGCTACTAGTAAAGATGCTTTGGAAATTGAAAATTGGAGCATTGCATTAAATCGTAAGGGCAATGATTTTCCCTATGTAAATGCATTAAAATCAACTATAGGACATTGTTTATCAGCTGCAGGAAGCATAGAACTTGTAGCTTCGGTATTGCAATTACATCAAGGTTTTATTTTTCCAAATGTAAATTGTGAAGATCTACATCCAGAAATTACATCTATAATAGACAAATCTAAAATCCCAACTCAATTAATTAATTCCGATCTAAATATTATTGCCAAAGCTAGTTTTGGTTTTGGTGACGTGAATGGTTGCGTGATTTTAAAAAAATATAACTAA
- a CDS encoding 3-hydroxyacyl-ACP dehydratase FabZ family protein: MTNQDIISKLPYSKPFLFVDEVISISENGVEGTYYFDENLDFYKGHFIANPITPGVILTEVMAQIGLVCLGIFLLNKEFTKNTSIALTSIEIDFLKPVYPNEKVTVVSEKMYFRFGKLKCKVTMKNQLGVEVCSGMIAGMIV, encoded by the coding sequence ATGACAAATCAAGATATTATATCTAAATTACCGTATAGCAAACCTTTTTTGTTTGTAGACGAAGTTATTTCTATATCTGAAAATGGAGTAGAGGGAACCTACTATTTTGATGAAAATTTAGATTTTTACAAAGGCCATTTTATAGCAAATCCTATTACTCCGGGTGTAATCTTAACTGAAGTAATGGCACAAATTGGATTGGTATGCTTAGGTATATTTTTATTAAACAAAGAATTCACTAAAAATACCTCAATTGCCTTAACATCAATTGAAATAGATTTTTTAAAACCTGTTTATCCAAATGAAAAAGTAACAGTTGTTTCAGAAAAAATGTATTTTAGATTTGGGAAATTAAAATGCAAGGTAACTATGAAAAACCAGCTTGGAGTTGAAGTTTGTTCTGGGATGATTGCCGGAATGATTGTTTAA
- a CDS encoding RHS repeat-associated core domain-containing protein, whose protein sequence is MVETRLYYNRFRYYNPEAGLYLSIDPLSILGGFNLYAYDFSQIAHFIEL, encoded by the coding sequence ATAGTAGAGACTAGACTTTATTATAATAGATTTAGATACTATAACCCTGAGGCTGGGCTTTATTTAAGTATAGACCCTTTATCAATTTTGGGAGGATTTAATCTTTATGCCTATGATTTCTCTCAAATAGCCCATTTTATAGAGCTTTAA
- a CDS encoding methyltransferase domain-containing protein has translation MAIKTKYRTDDPEIMDDFNLKGDVLQNALDKIAKINQLLGGNYLTLQGVEKLLDGISKDQTITIVDIGCGNGDMLRKLADYGLKHDWNFKLIGIDANAFTINYARKLSKHYPNIIYRCEDIFDESFSKLEYDIILCTLTLHHFKNNEIINLATIFNANARLGVVINDLHRSIVSYRLFQAMCFITQLNGMSKKDGLTSILRGFKKHELLDFSKQLNLKKYTIQWKWAFRYQWIISKT, from the coding sequence ATGGCTATAAAAACCAAATATAGAACGGATGATCCAGAGATTATGGATGACTTCAATTTAAAAGGGGATGTTTTACAAAACGCATTGGATAAAATCGCTAAAATAAATCAGCTTCTTGGAGGAAACTACTTAACTTTACAAGGAGTCGAAAAATTATTGGATGGTATTAGCAAAGATCAAACAATAACTATTGTAGATATAGGGTGCGGAAACGGAGACATGTTAAGGAAATTAGCCGATTATGGATTAAAACACGATTGGAATTTTAAATTAATAGGTATCGATGCCAATGCTTTTACAATAAATTACGCTCGAAAACTATCTAAACATTACCCCAATATAATTTACCGTTGCGAAGATATATTTGATGAATCATTTAGTAAATTAGAATACGATATTATATTGTGTACTTTGACTTTACATCATTTTAAAAATAATGAAATAATCAATCTAGCAACCATTTTTAATGCTAATGCAAGACTTGGAGTAGTAATAAATGATTTACACAGAAGTATTGTTTCTTATCGTTTATTTCAAGCAATGTGTTTTATTACCCAATTAAACGGAATGTCTAAAAAAGATGGCTTAACATCTATTTTAAGAGGATTTAAAAAACATGAATTACTTGATTTCTCTAAACAGTTAAACTTAAAAAAATATACCATTCAATGGAAATGGGCTTTCCGATATCAATGGATAATTTCAAAAACATGA
- a CDS encoding NADAR family protein, whose protein sequence is MQIDYLNEYLEYNDSDIELEFYLRINAEWNEESYNKLFNILMSFFELCKKESEIPKDLDYFFTNTIDRIIGILSNPIFTQNNLIELNNTDYKKLILGKIDTLKKLKSIYEKRLFLKYYFFYGYNNPLSQWYNSTFIIDNLNFNSTEQWMMYSKAKLFNDHEKMNEIIKEPNQSRQRKLGRQVNGFKENIWIEKREEIVRIGNLEKFIQNKELFFFLKNTNKMILAEASPVDLIWGIGFSINDLERFDSSKCRGLNLLGNILMEVREKL, encoded by the coding sequence ATGCAAATAGACTATTTAAATGAATATTTAGAATACAATGATAGCGATATTGAATTAGAATTCTATTTAAGAATTAATGCAGAATGGAATGAAGAAAGTTACAATAAGCTATTTAATATTTTAATGTCATTTTTTGAATTGTGCAAAAAAGAAAGTGAAATTCCGAAAGATTTGGATTATTTTTTTACAAACACAATAGATCGAATTATTGGAATTTTATCAAATCCAATTTTCACACAAAATAATTTAATTGAACTCAATAATACAGATTATAAAAAACTAATTTTAGGCAAAATAGATACACTGAAAAAATTGAAATCAATTTATGAAAAACGTCTTTTTTTAAAATATTATTTTTTTTATGGGTATAATAATCCTTTATCTCAATGGTATAATTCTACTTTTATCATAGATAATTTGAACTTCAATTCGACTGAACAATGGATGATGTATTCAAAAGCCAAATTATTTAATGATCATGAGAAAATGAATGAAATCATTAAAGAACCTAATCAGAGTCGTCAACGAAAATTAGGTAGGCAAGTAAATGGTTTTAAAGAAAATATATGGATTGAGAAAAGAGAAGAAATTGTACGAATTGGGAATCTAGAAAAATTCATTCAAAATAAAGAATTGTTTTTTTTTCTAAAAAATACTAACAAAATGATTTTAGCAGAAGCAAGCCCAGTTGATCTAATATGGGGTATTGGATTTTCTATAAATGATCTGGAAAGATTCGATAGTTCTAAATGTAGAGGTTTAAATTTGCTAGGGAACATTTTAATGGAGGTTAGAGAAAAATTATAA
- a CDS encoding NAD(P)/FAD-dependent oxidoreductase codes for MKKNADVVIIGGGLAGLTCGIHLSKMKLRVILIEKNEFPKHKVCGEYVSNEIKPYLDWLDLKIQDLNPVAITRLEFSASNGKLIHCKLPLGGFGLSRYTLDYQLYKKAIENGCEIIHDTVEDISFENELFTITTLKSETYVTNIAIGAFGKRSNFDQKLQRKFIQKKAPWLAVKGHYSGEFANDLVGLYNFEGGYCGVSKVENDIINICYLVHFDTFKKYRNIDDFQANIIYKNPYLRQFFTNSKPLFEKPLTISQISFEEKTAIENHILMVGDSAGLIQPLCGNGMAMAIHSAKIASELIIDFYTKKSISRKELEKEYTKSWNYNFKRRLKTGRFLASLLQNKKGATVVMWFLIQFPFLLPQIIKRTHGKSIILN; via the coding sequence ATGAAAAAAAATGCTGATGTAGTAATTATTGGTGGGGGACTAGCAGGGCTTACTTGTGGTATTCATTTATCCAAAATGAAACTACGAGTGATTTTGATTGAAAAAAACGAATTCCCAAAACATAAAGTTTGTGGTGAATATGTCTCTAATGAAATCAAACCTTATCTGGATTGGCTTGACTTAAAAATTCAGGACTTGAACCCAGTAGCAATTACACGATTAGAATTCTCAGCATCAAATGGAAAACTAATTCATTGCAAATTGCCTCTTGGAGGATTCGGACTCAGTCGTTACACATTAGATTATCAGCTGTATAAAAAAGCAATCGAAAATGGATGTGAGATAATTCATGATACTGTTGAAGACATTAGTTTTGAGAATGAGTTATTTACTATTACAACCTTAAAATCAGAAACGTATGTAACCAATATAGCCATAGGTGCCTTTGGCAAACGCTCTAATTTTGATCAAAAACTACAACGCAAATTCATTCAAAAAAAAGCTCCTTGGCTTGCAGTAAAAGGGCACTACAGCGGAGAATTTGCAAATGATCTCGTTGGGTTATATAATTTTGAAGGAGGATATTGTGGTGTTTCAAAAGTCGAAAACGACATAATAAACATTTGCTATCTAGTTCATTTTGATACTTTTAAAAAATACAGAAACATTGATGATTTTCAAGCTAATATTATTTATAAAAACCCGTATCTAAGACAATTTTTCACCAATAGCAAACCACTATTCGAAAAACCACTTACAATAAGTCAGATTTCATTTGAAGAAAAAACAGCAATAGAAAATCATATTCTAATGGTTGGAGATAGCGCAGGTTTAATACAGCCTTTATGTGGCAATGGTATGGCAATGGCAATTCACAGTGCAAAAATTGCCTCTGAATTAATTATAGATTTTTATACCAAAAAGAGCATTTCAAGAAAAGAGCTTGAAAAGGAGTACACCAAATCATGGAACTACAATTTTAAGAGAAGATTAAAAACAGGTCGATTTCTTGCTTCGCTATTACAAAACAAGAAAGGAGCTACAGTGGTAATGTGGTTCTTAATTCAATTTCCATTTTTATTACCTCAAATTATAAAAAGAACACATGGTAAATCTATAATTCTAAATTAA